The Yersinia intermedia genome window below encodes:
- the trmN gene encoding tRNA(1)(Val) (adenine(37)-N(6))-methyltransferase TrmN: protein MGDQLKKKPALRGGGFTFKQFFVAHDCCAMKVGTDGVLLGAWVPVEKARKVLDIGCGSGLIALMIAQRSTSEVLIDGVELEPEAARQASSNAALSPWAERVCIYEQDVHQFAENHSHQYDLIVSNPPYFAPAVACRDEARDTARYTGSLTHDALLNCAEKLITENGVFCVVLPHDLGIELSRRAVQQNWYVRCQVDIRDRPGKPLNRMLLTLSRQPGETEYQHLALRQSEGVYSAEFCQLISEFYLNY, encoded by the coding sequence GTGGGCGATCAATTGAAAAAAAAACCGGCGTTGCGTGGTGGTGGTTTCACTTTTAAACAATTCTTTGTGGCACATGACTGTTGTGCGATGAAAGTCGGTACTGACGGTGTTCTACTTGGGGCTTGGGTGCCGGTAGAAAAAGCCCGTAAAGTGTTGGATATCGGTTGTGGCAGTGGGCTTATTGCTCTAATGATTGCTCAGCGTTCAACATCTGAGGTATTGATTGATGGCGTTGAACTGGAGCCAGAAGCCGCGCGGCAGGCAAGCAGCAATGCAGCATTATCTCCCTGGGCTGAGCGGGTTTGTATCTATGAGCAGGATGTGCACCAGTTTGCTGAAAACCACTCTCATCAATACGATCTGATCGTCAGTAATCCACCTTATTTCGCTCCGGCGGTCGCTTGCCGGGATGAAGCCCGTGATACTGCGCGTTACACCGGCTCCTTAACGCATGATGCTTTATTAAACTGTGCAGAGAAGCTTATCACAGAGAACGGTGTGTTTTGTGTGGTTTTACCTCACGACTTGGGAATTGAGCTTTCCCGCCGGGCTGTTCAACAAAATTGGTATGTGCGCTGCCAGGTAGACATCAGGGATCGCCCTGGTAAGCCGTTAAATCGAATGCTATTGACGTTATCGCGCCAGCCGGGAGAGACAGAATATCAGCATTTGGCTTTGCGCCAATCTGAGGGGGTCTATTCCGCTGAGTTTTGTCAGTTGATCAGCGAGTTTTATCTCAACTATTAG
- the srmB gene encoding ATP-dependent RNA helicase SrmB, with protein sequence MTVTNFSELDLDERLIDALRDKGYERPTAIQAAAIPPAMDGRDVLGSAPTGTGKTAAFLLPALQHLLDFPRKKSGPPRILILTPTRELAMQVADQARELAKHTQLDIATITGGVAYMNHAEVFSENQDIVVATTGRLLQYIKEENFDCRAVETLILDEADRMLDMGFAQDIETIAAETRWRKQTLLFSATLEGEAIREFAERILNEPVELEADPSRRERKKIQQWYYRADNIEHKTALLVHLLKQPEVQKSIIFVRTREKVHQLVSWLREAGINAWFLEGEMVQAKRTEAVIRLGDGRVNVLVATDVASRGLDIDDISHVFNFDLPLTSDVYLHRIGRTGRAGRKGVAISLVEAHDHLLLGKIGRYLNEPLKPRVIDELRPTSKAPSEKTTGKPSKKVLAKRKELKEASKEKVKVKVRHRDAKNVGKRRKPKEKPDTKSAD encoded by the coding sequence ATGACTGTAACCAATTTTTCCGAACTCGATCTCGATGAACGCCTGATTGACGCATTGCGCGACAAAGGCTATGAGCGCCCTACAGCCATTCAAGCTGCGGCTATTCCGCCAGCTATGGATGGGCGCGATGTATTGGGTTCGGCTCCAACAGGTACTGGCAAAACTGCCGCCTTTTTGCTGCCCGCCTTGCAGCATTTGCTCGATTTCCCACGCAAAAAATCTGGCCCACCACGAATACTGATCCTGACGCCAACCCGTGAACTAGCTATGCAAGTTGCGGATCAAGCCCGTGAATTGGCCAAGCATACACAGTTGGATATCGCCACGATCACCGGCGGTGTGGCTTATATGAACCACGCGGAAGTGTTTAGTGAAAATCAGGATATTGTTGTTGCTACCACTGGCCGCTTGTTGCAATACATCAAAGAAGAGAACTTTGACTGCCGGGCAGTAGAAACCCTGATTCTGGATGAAGCCGACCGGATGCTGGATATGGGCTTTGCGCAGGACATTGAAACCATTGCCGCAGAAACCCGCTGGCGTAAACAAACCTTACTGTTCTCCGCCACCCTTGAAGGTGAAGCTATCCGTGAGTTTGCGGAACGCATCCTGAATGAGCCGGTAGAGTTGGAAGCCGATCCATCTCGTCGCGAACGTAAAAAAATTCAGCAATGGTACTATCGTGCAGACAATATAGAACACAAAACCGCGCTGCTAGTGCATCTGCTCAAGCAACCGGAAGTGCAGAAATCCATTATTTTCGTGCGCACCCGTGAAAAGGTACACCAACTGGTCAGTTGGTTACGTGAGGCCGGAATTAACGCCTGGTTCCTTGAAGGTGAAATGGTTCAAGCTAAGCGTACCGAAGCAGTTATTCGTTTAGGCGATGGCCGAGTTAACGTTCTGGTTGCCACTGATGTAGCTTCACGCGGCCTGGATATCGACGATATCAGCCACGTCTTCAACTTTGATCTGCCGCTGACGTCTGACGTCTACCTGCATCGAATTGGCCGTACTGGCCGTGCCGGGCGCAAAGGTGTTGCTATCTCATTAGTTGAAGCACATGACCATTTATTGCTGGGTAAAATTGGCCGTTATCTTAACGAGCCGCTGAAGCCACGGGTTATTGATGAATTGCGCCCGACCAGCAAGGCACCAAGCGAAAAAACCACCGGCAAGCCCTCTAAAAAGGTTTTAGCAAAGCGTAAAGAGCTAAAAGAAGCCAGCAAAGAGAAGGTCAAGGTTAAGGTCCGTCACCGCGATGCCAAAAATGTAGGTAAGCGGCGTAAGCCAAAGGAAAAACCAGATACCAAGAGTGCCGATTGA
- the rseC gene encoding SoxR-reducing system protein RseC has protein sequence MMKEWATVISWQDGVALLRCEPQSGCGSCNARTGCGSHLLNELGPESEHQLQIAISQPLEPGQKVEVGISEGSLLRSASLVYLTPLAGLIAGGGLFQTLFITDAFTALGAILGAGLGFLLARTLASRIEGQSDYQPTILQIGLPPTAIRIQ, from the coding sequence ATGATGAAAGAATGGGCTACGGTTATCTCGTGGCAAGATGGTGTAGCACTGCTGCGTTGTGAACCACAGTCTGGCTGTGGGAGCTGTAATGCGCGTACTGGATGCGGTAGTCATTTATTAAATGAGCTGGGGCCGGAATCGGAACACCAATTGCAAATAGCCATCTCGCAACCGCTTGAGCCAGGCCAAAAGGTTGAAGTTGGCATTAGCGAAGGCAGCTTATTACGTTCTGCTTCTCTGGTTTATTTAACGCCTTTAGCCGGATTAATCGCGGGTGGTGGTTTGTTCCAAACTTTATTTATCACCGATGCTTTTACTGCTCTTGGTGCTATTTTGGGGGCGGGGCTTGGTTTCTTGCTAGCCAGAACATTAGCCAGCAGAATTGAAGGGCAGAGTGATTATCAACCGACTATTTTGCAGATCGGTTTACCACCAACAGCGATACGTATTCAGTAA
- the nadB gene encoding L-aspartate oxidase, protein MQSSSEHVSDVLIIGSGAAGLSLALRLAPHCKVTVLSKGPLNEGATFYAQGGIAAVFDETDSISSHVDDTLIAGAGLCDKDAVEFIASNARSCVQWLIDQGVLFDTETNASGVERYHLTREGGHSHRRILHTADATGKEVETTLVGKARTHPNILVKERCNAVDLITSNKIGLTGTKRVVGAYIWNRELEKVETFRAKAVVLATGGAAKVYQYTTNPDISSGDGIAMAWRAGCRVANLEFNQFHPTCLFHPQARNFLLTEALRGEGAYLKRPDGSRFMLDFDPRGELAPRDIVARAIDHEMKRLGADCMYLDISHKPTDFVMQHFPMIYEKLLSLGIDLTKEAIPIVPAAHYTCGGVMVDQHGRTDLDGLYAIGEVSYTGLHGANRMASNSLLECLVYGWSAAEDILMRLPHAKLAKHLPDWDESRVDNSDERVVIQHNWHELRLFMWDYVGIVRTTKRLERALRRINTLQQEIDEYYANFRISNNLLELRNLVQVAELIVRCAMARKESRGLHYTLDYPDQIENPQPTILHP, encoded by the coding sequence ATGCAATCATCATCTGAACACGTTAGCGATGTATTGATCATCGGGAGTGGCGCCGCCGGTTTGTCATTGGCTTTACGCCTGGCGCCACATTGTAAAGTAACTGTTCTGAGCAAAGGGCCACTTAATGAAGGGGCCACGTTTTATGCTCAGGGGGGCATTGCTGCCGTTTTTGATGAAACTGACAGCATTAGTTCACATGTCGATGACACCCTGATTGCTGGGGCCGGGCTTTGTGACAAAGACGCCGTAGAGTTTATTGCCAGTAACGCCCGTTCTTGCGTGCAATGGCTTATTGATCAAGGCGTTCTGTTCGATACCGAAACCAATGCCAGCGGCGTAGAACGTTATCACCTTACCCGTGAAGGCGGCCATAGCCATCGCCGTATACTGCATACTGCTGATGCTACAGGTAAAGAAGTAGAAACCACACTGGTAGGTAAAGCAAGGACCCACCCTAATATTTTAGTGAAAGAACGCTGCAATGCTGTCGATCTTATCACGTCCAACAAAATTGGTCTGACAGGCACTAAACGTGTGGTCGGCGCTTATATCTGGAACCGTGAGCTTGAGAAAGTTGAAACTTTTCGGGCTAAAGCCGTCGTTTTAGCTACCGGTGGTGCCGCCAAAGTTTACCAATATACCACCAACCCAGATATCTCCTCTGGCGATGGTATCGCCATGGCATGGCGTGCCGGATGCCGTGTTGCTAACTTAGAATTTAACCAATTTCATCCTACCTGCCTATTCCACCCGCAAGCGCGTAATTTTTTGCTGACCGAAGCATTACGTGGTGAAGGTGCTTACCTTAAGCGCCCTGATGGCAGCCGCTTTATGCTTGATTTCGACCCGCGTGGTGAACTGGCCCCGCGTGATATTGTCGCCCGCGCGATTGACCATGAAATGAAGCGCCTCGGTGCTGATTGCATGTATCTGGATATTAGCCATAAACCGACTGATTTCGTGATGCAGCACTTCCCAATGATCTATGAAAAGCTGTTGTCGCTGGGTATCGATCTGACTAAAGAAGCCATCCCTATCGTGCCTGCCGCCCACTATACCTGTGGCGGTGTAATGGTAGACCAACATGGGCGTACTGACCTCGATGGTTTATATGCGATTGGCGAAGTCAGCTATACCGGCTTGCATGGCGCTAACCGTATGGCTTCTAACTCTCTACTTGAGTGTCTGGTGTATGGCTGGTCTGCTGCTGAGGATATTCTTATGCGCTTACCACATGCCAAATTGGCGAAACATTTGCCTGATTGGGATGAAAGCCGTGTTGATAACTCTGATGAGCGTGTCGTCATTCAGCATAACTGGCATGAACTGCGTTTATTCATGTGGGATTACGTCGGTATTGTACGCACCACTAAACGCTTAGAACGCGCTTTACGTCGGATTAATACATTACAGCAGGAGATTGATGAGTATTATGCCAATTTCCGTATCTCCAATAATTTGCTGGAATTACGTAATCTGGTGCAAGTAGCCGAGTTAATCGTGCGCTGTGCCATGGCGCGTAAAGAGAGCCGTGGTTTGCATTATACGCTTGATTATCCTGATCAAATAGAGAACCCACAACCTACCATTCTCCACCCATAG
- the rseA gene encoding anti-sigma-E factor RseA — MQNEKLSALMDGETLDSELLGSLSRDKALQQSWQSYHLIRDTLRGDVGEVLHLDIASRVAEALKNEPARFVPIAVPESQPQPHVWQKMPFWQKIRPWASQITQVGVAACVSLAVIVGVQQYNQPETGNLQSESPAFNTLPMMGKASPVSFGVPADGSFGTSQQHQVQEQRRRVNMMTQLQDFELQRRLPQTDVLQQPSTSTQAAIQVPGTQSLGMQQQ, encoded by the coding sequence ATGCAGAATGAAAAGCTTTCCGCTCTGATGGACGGAGAAACTCTCGATAGTGAGCTGCTTGGTTCTTTATCAAGAGATAAAGCATTGCAGCAAAGCTGGCAGAGCTATCATTTAATCCGTGATACCCTGCGGGGGGATGTTGGTGAAGTCTTGCATCTGGATATCGCCAGCCGCGTCGCAGAGGCACTCAAAAACGAGCCAGCTCGCTTTGTACCTATTGCTGTGCCCGAATCTCAGCCACAACCTCATGTCTGGCAGAAAATGCCTTTCTGGCAAAAAATCCGCCCATGGGCAAGTCAGATTACTCAGGTTGGTGTCGCCGCGTGTGTTTCTTTAGCGGTAATTGTTGGTGTCCAACAATATAACCAACCTGAAACCGGTAATTTGCAATCAGAATCACCTGCATTTAATACCTTACCGATGATGGGCAAAGCCTCACCAGTAAGTTTTGGTGTGCCTGCTGATGGTTCTTTCGGAACGTCTCAACAACATCAGGTTCAGGAGCAACGTCGGCGCGTCAATATGATGACTCAATTGCAAGATTTTGAGTTGCAACGTCGCTTGCCACAAACGGATGTGTTGCAGCAGCCTTCAACATCAACGCAAGCCGCTATTCAGGTCCCTGGAACTCAGTCCTTAGGAATGCAGCAGCAGTAA
- the rseB gene encoding sigma-E factor regulatory protein RseB yields the protein MKQLWFSVCLMAGSLLMPTIASAETTPIAMLQDMSSASQSLNYELSYINVNKQGIDSLRYRHAILDKKTFAQLLRMDGPRTEILQRGNEISYFEPGFDAFTLSGEHIVDALPSIVFPDFEKLSKYYNYIALGRARIADRPSQVIRVVARDSTRYSYIIWMDETSKLPMRVDLLDRDGETLEQFRVISFAIGEPIKDILQDMVKLSLPPLLALPAKTKVDFTWVPRWLPDGVSEVSRSRRTLPNMDAPTESRLYSDGLFSFSVNINPAGKDAPSEQSLRQGRRTVHTEARNNIEITIVGELPPSTAKRIADSIVLESAK from the coding sequence ATGAAGCAACTTTGGTTTTCCGTCTGTTTAATGGCGGGCAGCCTGCTCATGCCAACAATTGCTTCGGCGGAAACGACGCCGATAGCAATGTTGCAGGATATGAGCAGTGCCAGCCAGTCGCTCAACTATGAGCTATCCTATATTAATGTTAACAAGCAAGGGATTGATTCCCTCCGCTACCGGCATGCCATTCTAGATAAAAAAACATTTGCGCAATTACTGCGTATGGATGGCCCGCGTACTGAGATTTTACAGCGCGGTAATGAAATAAGTTATTTCGAACCCGGTTTCGACGCTTTCACATTGTCTGGTGAGCATATAGTTGATGCATTGCCATCTATTGTATTCCCCGATTTTGAAAAATTGTCAAAATACTATAACTATATTGCACTTGGTCGTGCCCGCATTGCAGACCGACCATCTCAGGTTATTCGGGTGGTAGCTCGTGATAGCACGCGATACAGCTATATTATTTGGATGGATGAAACGAGCAAACTCCCGATGCGGGTAGATCTGTTAGATCGTGATGGTGAAACACTCGAGCAGTTTCGTGTGATTTCTTTTGCCATCGGTGAACCTATCAAGGATATTCTGCAAGACATGGTTAAACTCTCGTTACCGCCACTGCTGGCGTTACCGGCTAAAACTAAGGTCGACTTTACCTGGGTTCCTCGTTGGTTACCGGACGGTGTTAGCGAAGTTTCACGTAGCCGCCGTACATTACCAAATATGGATGCACCAACCGAATCACGGTTATATTCTGATGGCTTATTCAGTTTTTCAGTAAATATAAACCCAGCGGGTAAAGATGCGCCTTCAGAGCAATCTTTGCGTCAGGGGCGGAGAACTGTGCATACTGAAGCGCGTAATAATATTGAAATCACCATAGTGGGTGAACTGCCGCCTTCAACCGCGAAACGTATTGCTGATAGTATCGTTTTGGAATCAGCTAAATGA
- the rpoE gene encoding RNA polymerase sigma factor RpoE: protein MSEQLTDQMLVERVQKGDQQSFNLLVIRYQHKVASLVSRYVPQGDVPDVVQESFIKAYRALESFRGDSAFYTWLYRIAVNTAKNYLVAQGRRPPSSDVDANDAENYENAGALKEISNPENLMLSEELRQIVFKTIESLPEDLRMAITLRELDGLSYEEIAVIMDCPVGTVRSRIFRAREAIDNKVQPLIQR from the coding sequence ATGAGCGAGCAGTTAACGGATCAAATGCTGGTTGAACGGGTCCAGAAAGGTGATCAGCAATCGTTCAATTTACTGGTAATTCGATACCAGCATAAGGTTGCGAGCCTCGTATCCCGCTATGTGCCTCAGGGCGATGTCCCTGATGTAGTTCAGGAATCTTTTATTAAAGCTTATCGTGCGCTGGAGTCTTTCCGTGGCGATAGTGCTTTCTATACATGGCTTTACCGTATTGCTGTGAATACAGCAAAAAATTACTTAGTTGCTCAGGGGCGGCGTCCGCCATCCAGTGATGTAGATGCAAATGATGCTGAAAATTACGAAAATGCAGGTGCATTGAAAGAAATATCGAACCCTGAGAACTTAATGTTGTCTGAAGAATTGAGGCAGATAGTTTTTAAAACCATAGAGTCACTTCCTGAGGATCTGCGGATGGCGATTACACTCAGGGAGTTAGATGGTCTAAGCTATGAAGAGATAGCTGTGATTATGGACTGTCCGGTCGGTACTGTTCGTTCCCGTATCTTCCGCGCCAGAGAGGCTATCGATAACAAAGTTCAGCCGCTAATTCAGCGATAA